DNA from Pelobacter propionicus DSM 2379:
CCCGGCAGCCGGGCAGCACTTCGTCCGCCACGACCACAAGCGCTTGCATTGCCCCGGCCGGGTGAGTATATTCAGCCAGATCAACCCTTTCGGAATACCCTTTATTCAAAGGCACGCCATGAGTTCACATCTCGTCAACATCGCAGCCCATCTCCCCCGCATGGCCGATCTCCAGCCGGACACCCCGGCCATCATCTTCCCCCGTAACGACATCCAGCTCAGCTTCCGGGAGCTGGACGAGCTCTCCGACCGCATCGCCCACGGCCTGACCGCCATCGGCATCAGCCGCGGCGTACGCACCGTGCTGATGGTTCCGCCAGGGCCGGAATTCTTCGCCCTCACCTTCGCCCTGTTCAAGGTGGCAGCGGTACCGGTACTGGTGGATCCCGGCCTGGGCGTCAAGAACCTGAAGACCTGCCTGGACGAGGCCGAGCCCCAGGCCTTCATCGGCATAACCAAGGCGCACCTGGCCCGACTGCTGTTCGGCTGGGGCAAGGGGAGCATCCATACCCTGGTCACCGTGGGCAGACGCCTGCTCTGGCGGGGCGCCACCCTCTCCAGCCTGATCGCCGACAGCGACGAGGAGCCGTTCCCCCCGGCCAGGACCGGCCGGGGAGAGACCGCAGCCATCCTCTTCACCAGCGGCAGCACCGGCCCCCCCAAGGGAGCGGTGTACAACCACGGCAACTTCGCCGCCCAGGTCAGCGCCCTGCGCCAATCCTACGGCATCCGTCCGGGGGAGATCGACCTGCCCACCTTCCCGCTCTTCGCCCTCTTCGCCCCTGCCCTGGGCATGACCGCCGTGATCCCCGAGATGGACTTCACCCGTCCCGGCTCGGTCAACCCGGCCATTATCATTTCCACCATCCAGCAGTATGGCGCCACCACCATGTTCGGCTCCCCGGCCCTGATTGATCGGGTCAGCCGCTACGGCGCCCAACAGGGAATCACGCTCCCGAGCCTGCGGCGGGTCATCTCCGCCGGCGCGCCGGTTCCGGCGGCGGTCATGGAGCGCTTCAGCGACATGCTCGACCCGGAGACGGAGATATTCACCCCCTACGGCGCAACCGAGGCGCTGCCGGTCTGCTCCATCGGCAGCAGCGAGGTGCTG
Protein-coding regions in this window:
- a CDS encoding fatty acid CoA ligase family protein, whose translation is MSSHLVNIAAHLPRMADLQPDTPAIIFPRNDIQLSFRELDELSDRIAHGLTAIGISRGVRTVLMVPPGPEFFALTFALFKVAAVPVLVDPGLGVKNLKTCLDEAEPQAFIGITKAHLARLLFGWGKGSIHTLVTVGRRLLWRGATLSSLIADSDEEPFPPARTGRGETAAILFTSGSTGPPKGAVYNHGNFAAQVSALRQSYGIRPGEIDLPTFPLFALFAPALGMTAVIPEMDFTRPGSVNPAIIISTIQQYGATTMFGSPALIDRVSRYGAQQGITLPSLRRVISAGAPVPAAVMERFSDMLDPETEIFTPYGATEALPVCSIGSSEVLAETRHLTEQGRGVCVGLPVAGIDLAIIPISDTPIRHWGDDLALPDWEVGEITVKGPQVTASYLNRPEATSLAKIPDPSGGFWHRMGDLGYLDGEGRVWFCGRKAHRVITPMDTLYTIPVEGVFNSHPQVKRSALVGLGKPGRQQPVLCVETETGVSQEEHGRIRRELIALGSKYPHTKSILKILFHPSFPVDIRHNAKIFREKLAIWAAEQSR